The Lycium ferocissimum isolate CSIRO_LF1 chromosome 10, AGI_CSIRO_Lferr_CH_V1, whole genome shotgun sequence genome window below encodes:
- the LOC132034436 gene encoding uncharacterized protein LOC132034436, whose translation MEPLFLSFLLLFTLTSAQSINNVASNANSPISYSSYPPGYENENEIQNSPSQSANSDISFPPSDSPLPTPSETESSSSSFEPSEFSSISTDSISSSGQAGALGFSSSLMSINTRNNEGESNDHDITSIKKICDNTDYPDLCTTTVAPFLHGNVVNVQQILEVAMKASDQFAKLGFAAVKRASESRATPPKTKKMLKTCLDSWDTVLYNYEQAIEALRIHDSGRMSTMLSAAVTDISDCEDAFEGVVSPLIGYGEKMTKMTSNCLAIVSQLAS comes from the coding sequence ATGGAACctctattcctttctttcctccTCCTCTTCACCCTCACTTCAGCACAATCCATTAATAATGTTGCATCAAATGCAAACTCTCCAATCAGTTATTCTTCATACCCTCCtggatatgaaaatgaaaatgaaattcaaAACTCACCATCACAATCAGCTAATTCTGACATCTCTTTTCCTCCTTCAGATTCTCCTTTACCCACACCATCCGAAACAGAATCTTCGTCATCTTCCTTTGAACCATCAGAATTTTCTTCCATCTCCACTGATTCAATTTCCTCTAGTGGTCAAGCAGGCGCCTTGGGCTTCTCATCTTCTCTTATGTCCATCAATACGCGAAACAACGAGGGTGAAAGTAATGATCATGATATTACTAGTATAAAGAAGATATGCGACAATACTGACTACCCTGATCTTTGCACCACAACTGTCGCGCCATTTCTGCACGGAAATGTCGTTAACGTACAACAAATTCTTGAAGTAGCTATGAAGGCAAGTGATCAGTTCGCAAAATTGGGATTTGCAGCTGTTAAAAGAGCTTCTGAATCACGTGCCACTCCACCCAAAACTAAGAAAATGCTTAAAACTTGCCTTGACAGTTGGGATACtgtgttgtataattatgagcaAGCTATTGAGGCACTACGTATTCATGATAGTGGACGTATGAGCACTATGCTTAGTGCTGCTGTTACTGACATTTCTGATTGTGAAGATGCCTTTGAAGGTGTGGTTTCTCCTTTGATTGGttatggtgaaaagatgactaagatGACTAGCAATTGCCTAGCCATTGTTTCACAACTTGCGAGTTGA